From the genome of Leishmania donovani BPK282A1 complete genome, chromosome 10, one region includes:
- a CDS encoding folate/biopterin transporter, putative, which translates to MAEFHGSAGREKDGGDGAAEVGSLCSGVPGPMVSGEQKPPITQGSHRTKADGAIVHPQAESLFAACPWVRLVPVIGDALEGYGPRLIASVCLAYFLCKGVADQMIGFSRQPMLMRRYGLDATRYQRLAAVWGAGWSVKAFIAALTDTFAFMGYTKRWYMLLSCVMGAGFSLGYALLPAQPSSGAPAAVFIFLTTLGKSSVDILSEGHYSRLMRRNPRPGPALVSCVWLSIFTGALIASVMQGPLSESGKVHVGVMISAALQFVAGILFVFNWYGEKTNRAERLQDLRDAKAALAKACAKTRLNSPSLDVKAAALGEDLHLEGQNSSPPPQTLGKHTHQLQRSFLALDDDMLDLSTCDGVKGTHEQQRVSALRSDVVAAEESDNDETVGEDLRIPSCLFGVFEINTEVVQYNWRAVLYSTVMTCSVVTLVCVTILGTAWELMYMSIAISIVCCAFAFFALPPVIAKAQVFFYLNSLLYLQLPGALDSFYLADASCVPGGPHFSYVFYNTISAVISNIGGVVGIVLFTNIFSKMSYQVTMCITVSLMAVASIFDIIMVERWNVYMGIPDHAMYLCGDAIIYNICSMLSTMPCTILMSRLCPRGSESMVYALMSGLSNFGQTVSTAVGSLLMETRWPLDTNSVPCDFSNVRWLVVTGHLCCPLLIVPLSFLLLPRSRICDDIDVNGHAIHAPLRAELVRVGLSEQRISTDKDCFNSNANAPDAHLTDARASDPHQLTDVNGAVRRVVK; encoded by the coding sequence ATGGCTGAATTCCACGGGAGCGCCGGCCGCGAGAaagacggcggtgacggcgcagcggaggtggGCTCACTCTGCTCGGGCGTGCCTGGGCCGATGGTTTCTGGCGAGCAGAAACCGCCGATCACGCAGGGCAGCCACCGCACCAAGGCTGACGGGGCGATCGTTCATCCGCAGGCAGAATCGCTGTTCGCCGCGTGCCCGTGGGTGCGTCTGGTTCCCGTGATTGGCGACGCCTTGGAGGGCTACGGGCCCAGGCTGATTGCCTCGGTATGCCTCGCCTACTTCCTCTGTAAAGGAGTGGCTGACCAGATGATCGGCTTCTCGCGCCAGCCAATGCTCATGAGGCGCTACGGCCTCGACGCCACGCGGTATCaacgcctcgctgccgtctgGGGAGCAGGATGGTCTGTGAAGGCCTTCATCGCCGCCCTTACGGACACGTTTGCGTTCATGGGGTACACGAAGCGGTGGTACATGCTACTCTCGTGCGTTATGGGTGCTGGTTTCAGCCTGGGCTATGCACTGCTGCCTGCACAGCCGTCGTCCGGCGCCCCTGCCGCCGTCTTCATCTTCCTGACCACCCTTGGCAAGTCGAGCGTGGACATACTGTCGGAGGGCCACTACAGCCGCCTAATGCGCCGTAACCCACGTCCTGGACCAGCGCTTGTGAGCTGCGTTTGGTTGTCCATCTTTACGGGCGCCCTGATCGCGTCCGTGATGCAGGGCCCGCTGTCGGAGAGTGGCAAGGTGCACGTGGGCGTGATGATCTCGGCTGCCCTGCAGTTTGTGGCGGGCATCCTCTTTGTGTTCAACTGGTATGGCGAAAAGACAAACcgggcggagcggctgcaggacCTCCGTGACGCCAAGGCTGCGCTTGCGAAGGCCTGTGCGAAGACCCGGTTGAACTCGCCCTCCTTGGACGTCAAGGCAGCCGCCCTTGGCGAGGACCTCCACCTGGAGGGGCAGAATtcatcaccgcctccccAGACTCTGGGAAAGCACACGCATCAGCTCCAACGAAGCTTCTTGGCTCTCGACGATGATATGCTCGACCTCTCGACCTGCGATGGTGTCAAAGGCActcacgagcagcagcgtgttTCCGCACTCAGGAgcgacgtggtggcggcagaggagagcgatAATGACGAGACAGTGGGGGAGGACTTGCGCATCCCCTCATGTCTGTTTGGTGTCTTCGAGATCAACACTGAGGTGGTGCAGTACAACTGGCGCGCCGTACTCTACAGCACCGTAATGACTTGCAGCGTGGTGACACTGGTGTGCGTGACGATCCTCGGTACAGCGTGGGAGCTGATGTATATGAGCATCGCTATCTCCATTGTGtgctgcgccttcgcctttTTCGCTCTTCCGCCGGTCATCGCCAAGGCACAGGTTTTCTTCTACCTGAACTCGTTGCTGTACCTGCAACTGCCTGGTGCACTGGACAGCTTCTACCTCGCGGACGCTTCCTGCGTTCCTGGCGGTCCGCACTTCTCGTACGTTTTCTACAATACCATCAGTGCCGTCATCTCGAACATCGGCGGCGTTGTCGGCATCGTCCTCTTCACCAACATCTTCTCAAAGATGAGCTACCAGGTCACCATGTGCATCACCGTCTCCCTCATGGCGGTGGCCAGCATCTTCGACATCATCATGGTGGAGCGCTGGAATGTCTACATGGGCATCCCTGACCACGCCATGTATCTGTGCGGTGATGCAATCATCTACAATATTTGCAGCATGCTTAGCACCATGCCGTGCACAATCTTGATGTCGCGCCTGTGCCCTCGTGGCTCGGAGAGCATGGTATACGCACTGATGTCTGGCTTATCCAACTTTGGCCAGACCGTGTCCACGGCTGTCGGCTCGTTGCTGATGGAGACGCGCTGGCCATTGGATACAAACTCGGTTCCGTGCGATTTTAGCAACGTGCGCTGGCTCGTGGTCACGGGGCATCTGTGCTGCCCGCTGCTCATTGTGCCGCTGTCGTTCCTTCTGCTGCCCCGCTCCCGCATCTGCGACGACATCGACGTGAATGGCCATGCAATTCACGCGCCGCTGAGGGCGGAGCTCGTGAGGGTGGGGCTGTCGGAGCAGCGCATCTCAACTGACAAGGACTGCTTCAACAGCAACGCCAATGCACCGGATGCTCACCTGACGGACGCTCGGGCCTCAGATCCCCATCAGCTTACCGATGTCAATGGTGCTGTACGGAGGGTCGTGAAATGA
- a CDS encoding folate/biopterin transporter, putative — protein sequence MAKGQCEGQASPEEMSADPYRNDAAVKPKRFVHPEAAALFSKWPWVRRVPMFGEAVEGYGLKVIVALGATNLLCRGVADRILTGQTYAMMIDRYGIDVARYQRLSTIATMGWSIKAFTAMLCDGFAFLGYTKRWYMFISCVGGGAFALIYGLLPAKEASADVAAAFIFLSTWGKANVDILSEGHYSRLMRQNPKPGPSMVSWVWFWIMVGAIIATVMNGPLADAGKPQISIFVSAALQLITCVFFLFNWYGEKKNRVLRSEDALFILEETRKERDRFRLPAHDEPVTGVPQHGGAAKGKRSPQRSHSDEDVEAVAVEQVNRDDVHVPRELAQLPYEGDDDADADAAAEVYYGKPPVPCLFGLFEMNREVITDNWKIFVYSVVMTCAVIAMLCANILADTLGLLIACVVVSTICCCSSFWALPLVIAKANVFGYLQQAVYINIASPLMTFYLNSYNCEENFPNFSYSFYNTVAGVIGNFAGLAGVSAFNCIFSKRSYRLTFCVTTFAQVLGGMTDIVIVKRWNLYIGIPDHAMYIWGAAVVSEVCYMLGYMPMVVLLSRLCPRGSESVVYALMAGFASLGRSTSASLGAIIMEYGLPVFKTRDDGYRCGVENLAWLLFVCNVCAPPLVLPLTLLLPKARICDDIDIDGKALRRKVDAELMAGEAGDLPSLPSSAENPRATKAQDDEATREKV from the coding sequence ATGGCGAAGGGTCAGTGTGAGGGCCAAGCCTCTCCCGAGGAGATGAGCGCCGACCCCTACAGAAATGATGCGGCCGTGAAACCGAAAAGGTTTGTGCACCCCGAGGCAGCTGCCTTGTTCTCTAAGTGGCCGTGGGTGCGACGGGTGCCGATGTTTGGCGAGGCTGTCGAGGGCTACGGGCTCAAGGTCATCGTCGCTCTTGGTGCTACCAACCTGCTCTGCAGAGGCGTCGCGGATCGTATCCTGACGGGTCAGACGTACGCCATGATGATTGATCGCTACGGCATCGACGTGGCCCGCTACCAGCGCCTTTCCACCATCGCTACGATGGGGTGGTCCATCAAGGCCTTCACAGCGATGCTCTGCGACGgcttcgccttcctcggcTACACGAAGCGCTGGTACATGTTCATCtcctgcgtcggcggtggcgcgttcGCGCTGATCTACGGCCTCCTtccggcgaaggaggcgtcgGCTGATGTGGCAGCCGCCTTCATCTTCCTGTCGACGTGGGGCAAGGCCAACGTGGATATCCTGTCGGAGGGCCATTACAGTCGACTGATGCGCCAGAACCCGAAGCCTGGCCCGTCCATGGTGAGCTGGGTCTGGTTCTGGATCATGGTAGGGGCCATCATCGCGACTGTGATGAACGGCCCGCTCGCGGATGCCGGGAAGCCGCAGATCAGCATCTTCGTgtctgccgcgctgcagctcatcacCTGCGTCTTCTTCCTGTTCAACTGGTACGGGGAGAAGAAGAACCGCGTGCTGCGTTCCGAGGACGCGCTGTTTATTCTGGAGGAGACGCGCAAGGAGCGTGACCGTTTTAGGCTCCCGGCGCACGATGAACCGGTCACCGGTGTGCCGCAGCATGGTGGTGCggcgaaggggaagaggagccCGCAGCGCTCGCACTCGGATGAGGATGTGGAGGCAGTGGCAGTCGAACAAGTCAACAGAGACGATGTGCACGTCCCGCGCGAATTGGCGCAGCTACCTTACGAAGGCGATGATGACGCGGAtgccgacgcggcagcggaggtgtACTACGGCaagccgccggtgccgtgccTGTTCGGGCTGTTCGAAATGAACAGGGAAGTGATCACAGATAACTGGAAGATCTTCGTGTACAGCGTTGTCATGACCTGTGCTGTGATCGCGATGCTGTGTGCCAACATCCTGGCCGACACGCTGGGCCTCCTGATTGCGTGCGTCGTTGTGTCGaccatctgctgctgctcctcatTCTGGGCCCTGCCGCTGGTGATTGCGAAGGCCAACGTCTTTGGCTACCTCCAGCAGGCGGTGTACATCAACATCGCGAGCCCCCTCATGACCTTCTACCTGAACTCATACAACTGTGAGGAGAACTTCCCGAACTTTAGCTACAGTTTCTACAACACCGTCGCGGGTGTCATCGGCAACTTCGCAGGGCTAGCTGGCGTGTCCGCATTCAACTGCATATTCTCGAAGCGCAGCTACCGCCTCACCTTCTGCGTGACCACGTTCGCGCAGGTTCTGGGCGGAATGACGGATATTGTGATTGTGAAGCGCTGGAACCTGTACATCGGCATCCCTGACCATGCCATGTACATCTGGGGTGCGGCTGTAGTGAGCGAGGTGTGCTACATGCTTGGCTATATGCCGATGGTTGTGCTGCTGTCTCGCCTGTGCCCTCGTGGCTCGGAGAGTGTCGTGTATGCGCTGATGGCGGGCTTCGCGAGCCTGGGACGCTCGACTTCCGCGTCTCTCGGCGCGATCATCATGGAGTACGGCCTGCCTGTGTTCAAGACGCGGGACGATGGCTACCGTTGCGGCGTGGAGAATCTTGCATGGctgctgtttgtgtgcaatgtgtgtgcgcctccgctCGTGCTACCGCTgactctgctgctgccgaaggCGCGCATCTGCGACGATATCGACATTGACGGCAAGGCGTTGCGCAGGAAGGTAGACGCGGAGTTGATGGCGGGCGAGGCAGGCGAtttgccgtcgctgccctcgTCGGCTGAGAACCCCCGTGCGACGAAGGCACAAGATGACGAGGCGACGCGAGAGAAGGTCTAG
- a CDS encoding folate/biopterin transporter, putative, whose translation MTRSQNQARTHEPSHDAGKAQNSAQGSQVTQKYYVHPQAAALFSKWPWVRRVPIFGEAVEGYGPKVIVALGTSYLLCKGVADQILTGQTYAMMIDRYGISVPRYQRLSPISSMGWSIKAFTAMLCDGFAFLGYTKRWYMFISCVGGGAFALIYGLLPAKEASADVAAAF comes from the coding sequence ATGACACGCTCACAAAAccaagcgcgcacacatgagCCCTCCCACGACGCCGGGAAGGCGCAGAACAGCGCGCAAGGGTCGCAAGTGACGCAGAAATACTACGTCCATCCGCAGGCAGCTGCCTTGTTCTCTAAGTGGCCGTGGGTGCGACGGGTGCCGATATTTGGTGAGGCTGTCGAGGGCTACGGGCCCAAGGTCATCGTCGCTCTTGGTACGAGCTACCTGCTCTGCAAGGGCGTCGCGGATCAGATTCTTACCGGTCAGACGTACGCCATGATGATTGATCGCTACGGCATCAGTGTTCCCCGCTACCAGCGCCTGTCTCCGATTTCGTCCATGGGGTGGTCCATCAAGGCCTTCACAGCGATGCTCTGCGACGgcttcgccttcctcggcTACACGAAGCGCTGGTACATGTTCATCtcctgcgtcggcggtggcgcgttcGCGCTGATCTACGGCCTCCTtccggcgaaggaggcgtcgGCTGATGTGGCAGCCGCCTTC